Within the Opitutaceae bacterium TAV5 genome, the region CACGAAAAACGGAAATACAGCCGGTTTCTTTTTCGTCTCATTACACGGGCTTCGCGGGCTCTCCTCCCTGACCCCCCCTCCGCCATGAAGTGGATCACCGAACATTTCCAGATACTTTTCGTCATCGCCGGCGTCGTTGCCTTCTGGATACAGAAGCGCCGTGAGGCCGCCGAAGCCCGCCGCGAGGCCGAAGCCGCGATGGAAGCCCGCCGCCAGCGCCAGGCGCAACAACAGCGCGGCGCGCCGCTCCAGCGTCACGCACCCGACAGCGCGGACGCCGAACGCACGCGACGCATCCAGGAAGAGATCCGGCGCAAGATCGCCGAGCGTCGCGGCGAGGTTCCCGGCATGCCGCCGCCGGCCCCGGTCGCCCCGCCCCCCCTGCCCCGTGCCGAACCCGCGGCCCGCACCCGGGAGCCCCGTTCCAACGCCTATGACACGGCGGAAGAGCGGGCCGTGCGCGAACGTCAGCGCCAGATGGCCGAACAACTGGCCGCGCTCGAAGCGCAACGCGCCGCCGTCCGCAACGAGGCGGTGGAAATACGCGCCCGGGGCGCCCGCCCCCCCAAGCCCGAGACCGCTCCGGCTCCCGCTTTCCGTTCCGGTCTGCCCGTCTCTCTCGCCGCCGACCTGCACGACCGTTCCAGTCTCCGCCGCGCCATCATCCTCAAGGAAATCCTCGACACTCCCAAGGCGCTGCGGGCGTAGTGACCCGGATTAGCCGAGCCAAAACCGAAGGAAGTTAACTACAGAGACACGAAGACACGGAGGACAAACTCCACAAAGCCTCCTGTCAGGAAAAACCTGATTCTGCTCTGTGGTCCGCTCTGTGCCTCTGTGTCTTTGTGGTTCAATTTCCGGAAAACAGGCATCGGGTTACAGAAGGAAATCATACCAGCGTCCCGAATGTTTTTGATTTTACACCAAGGCCGCAAAGGACGCGAAGAAGGTAACTGGCAATCCTTTGCGCTCTTTGCGGCCTTGGTGTAAAAATCCGAAGGCTTTGGGGCTTTGGTATCATACGCTTTCGCGGGTAATTTCTCACGATAGCATTAGCGAATGCCTCCTGCCTCCTAACCCGCCCGGCCGGCCCCGGCTGCCTTCAGCCAGCCGGCTTTCCGTGCCAGGAGCGCGATCAGCATCCCGGCGACGAACCCGCCCGCGTGCGCCCACCAGGCCACGCCGCCCTCGCCGCCAGCTCCGAGCAATTCGCCGATGCCGCTCCACATCTGCACAAAAAACCACAGCAACAAAAACACCACCGCCGGCACCGGCACCACCGGCACGATCCAGGGCACGAGCGCCACCACCCAGGCTGTCGGGAAAAGCACGAGATACGCGCCGAGCACGCCGGAAATCGCGCCGCTCGCGCCGAGCATCGGGATCACCGATCCCCACGAGAAAACCGTCTGCGCCGCCGCCGCGGCCACGCCGCCGGCGAGGTAGATGCACAGAAAACCGGCCGACCCCGTGCGCGCCTCCACGCTGCGGCCGAAGATCCAGAGAAACCAGCAATTGCCCAAAACATGCGCCACGCCGCCGTGCAGGAACATGGAGGTAAACAGCGTCTGCCACTGCCCCCCGTCGCGCCATCCGCCGACGAAGCGCGCCGGCACCAGCGAATGCGTGAGGATGAAAGTCTCCAGCGAATCCGGAGCCTGTACCATCAGGAGCATTTCGTAGCCGAAAACAACTATGCAGGCGGCGATGATCAGAAACGTAAAAACCGGCGGCCGGCGGTGCGGTTGAGTATCCCAGAGCGGAAGCATGGTGCGTTGACAAAATGAGCGGAGCGGCGGTTTGCAATCGTCGTCGGAGCTGACGAGCGTCGGCCAGCCCGGAGCGGCGGCATTCCTGCCGCTGCGACGAGGCGCAACGCGCCTCGCCCTTACCGGTGTACAACTGCGAATTCTCCGAACCAGGCGACGGCAGTGCTCTGGAAACCATCACCCCGAAAAGCAAAGCGCCCGACACCTCACAATCGCGCCGACCGCTTCCCGAGCGCCGCGATCTCCGCTTTCGGCGGCACGCTGATCCCGTCGGCCCATTCCCCTTTGACCAGCACCTCACGCGGGATCGCCGGCAGGCCGCGTTCGTTTTGCAAGATCTGCCCCACCAGCAAATCCACCGCCACCGAACCATGCAGCTCGTGATGCTGGTTGAAGCCTCCAAGATCCGGATACTCCGGCGCGCGATCCACGCTGACAAGCGCCACGTCCTGCGGCACACGCCAGTTCATCTGCCTGATGGCGCGTTCCACAGTGGCTTCCGCGAGCACCACATCCGGCCTGTTTTCCCGAAGCCATTCCTGGATACGGGGAATCTCGTCCATGTGAGACCTGGCAAACCGGCAAACCCGAATTTCCACGCCACTCATCTCCGCCGCCCAGCGTTCCCGTGCATAGAAGACCGGATACAAAACGCCGTGATTCACACGCGCATCGTATTCGTCCGACACCGCCACTCCGATGCGCCGGTAGCCCAATTCCACCGCCTTGCGCAGCATCAGGTCAAAACCGTGCGCGGCATCGATACCCACCCGGTTGAGCATGGGCGACCTGAGTGACCAGGCCATGGTCACTGCCACAAAATGAGCCCAGTCAATCCCCTGGAAAATGTCACTTGCATCGACCAGTCCGGGGATAATGAGCCCGGGGATGTTCCGGCTGCGAAGCATCTGGTTGAGCCGGCGCGCGGTGAGCCCCGGTTCGTGCAGCCAGACCGGTTCCAGCCCGTATCCGAGTTCCTCCGCCCTCGCCCTTGCGCCTGCGAAGTGGCGCTGCATGTGCATGCCCT harbors:
- a CDS encoding peptidase S54, whose product is MLPLWDTQPHRRPPVFTFLIIAACIVVFGYEMLLMVQAPDSLETFILTHSLVPARFVGGWRDGGQWQTLFTSMFLHGGVAHVLGNCWFLWIFGRSVEARTGSAGFLCIYLAGGVAAAAAQTVFSWGSVIPMLGASGAISGVLGAYLVLFPTAWVVALVPWIVPVVPVPAVVFLLLWFFVQMWSGIGELLGAGGEGGVAWWAHAGGFVAGMLIALLARKAGWLKAAGAGRAG
- a CDS encoding LacI family transcriptional regulator, encoding MKTIAPTTLRMPTTREIAAACGCSQPTVSYALNGHPKIPAATRVRVLAVARQLGWKPNAFASAWMAHLRTRRTPAFQATLAFLVANRQSGRIGDQGMHMQRHFAGARARAEELGYGLEPVWLHEPGLTARRLNQMLRSRNIPGLIIPGLVDASDIFQGIDWAHFVAVTMAWSLRSPMLNRVGIDAAHGFDLMLRKAVELGYRRIGVAVSDEYDARVNHGVLYPVFYARERWAAEMSGVEIRVCRFARSHMDEIPRIQEWLRENRPDVVLAEATVERAIRQMNWRVPQDVALVSVDRAPEYPDLGGFNQHHELHGSVAVDLLVGQILQNERGLPAIPREVLVKGEWADGISVPPKAEIAALGKRSARL